A stretch of the Symmachiella macrocystis genome encodes the following:
- a CDS encoding glycosyltransferase family 4 protein: MPPSPPHIMLFAGPFQLRGTCSYTMRLIEHLPKNGFGVSVNCTDADLIRRQMPGDVPLREYRRLTTPIWGRAVRHMMFKDVESKPPDLLHIQSRQMWQDGRWLARRLQRPYVVTVHDHLYDKETFGVDFKWCRKIIAVSESVKANLLERTSFAEDQIAVIHTGVGMPDASQTRPPLQPGHVPVVGTAGPLEAVKGFPFFLSAAQQVLASGRDVEFLIAGAGPEEANLRRLTRELGITQKVTFVPNFSELNESLAAMDIFCLPSLQQGLGTIMLEPMAMAKPVIATCVGGVYSVVEDGRTGLMVPPSNSQALAEKILDLLNHPDRARAIGEAARTRVLSDFNIEKMIHQTAGLYRDILEAEKPATPVAATTTK, translated from the coding sequence ATGCCACCATCTCCACCGCACATCATGCTCTTTGCCGGACCGTTCCAATTGCGGGGAACCTGTTCGTATACGATGCGGCTAATTGAGCATCTGCCAAAAAACGGATTCGGGGTCTCGGTGAATTGTACGGATGCGGACCTAATTCGCCGACAGATGCCGGGCGATGTCCCCCTGCGAGAATATCGCCGTCTAACGACCCCGATATGGGGACGCGCGGTGCGGCATATGATGTTTAAAGATGTGGAGTCGAAGCCGCCTGACTTGTTGCATATCCAATCGCGGCAGATGTGGCAGGATGGGCGGTGGCTGGCGCGGCGGTTGCAACGTCCATACGTCGTCACGGTACACGACCACTTGTATGACAAAGAAACGTTCGGTGTCGATTTCAAATGGTGCCGTAAGATTATTGCCGTCAGTGAATCAGTTAAAGCCAACTTGTTGGAACGCACCTCATTTGCTGAGGACCAAATTGCCGTCATCCATACTGGCGTGGGCATGCCGGACGCCAGCCAAACGCGGCCGCCGCTGCAACCCGGGCACGTCCCGGTCGTTGGCACAGCAGGTCCATTGGAAGCAGTCAAAGGGTTTCCGTTTTTTCTGAGCGCCGCACAGCAAGTGCTGGCGAGTGGACGCGACGTGGAATTCCTCATCGCAGGCGCCGGTCCGGAAGAGGCCAACCTACGGCGGTTGACCCGCGAATTGGGGATCACCCAAAAAGTGACCTTTGTTCCGAACTTTTCGGAACTCAATGAATCGTTGGCCGCCATGGACATCTTTTGCCTTCCTTCGCTGCAGCAAGGATTGGGCACGATCATGCTTGAGCCGATGGCGATGGCCAAACCCGTGATTGCGACCTGCGTGGGGGGAGTCTATAGTGTGGTCGAGGATGGTCGGACCGGCTTGATGGTTCCGCCGTCGAATAGTCAGGCGTTGGCCGAAAAAATTCTGGATCTGTTGAATCATCCCGATCGCGCCCGCGCGATCGGCGAGGCCGCACGGACGCGTGTGCTTTCCGATTTCAATATTGAAAAGATGATTCATCAAACCGCGGGCTTGTACCGTGATATTCTGGAAGCAGAAAAACCCGCCACGCCTGTCGCCGCCACGACCACCAAATAA
- the floA gene encoding flotillin-like protein FloA (flotillin-like protein involved in membrane lipid rafts) — MELFAELSSQWTIIIGLAVFFGAILLMAVFARYASLWIQCKMTRAGIGLFSLVKMSLQKINPTVIVRSKIMAVQAQLPYVISSRALEAHYLARGNVPRVIQALIAAHRANIELDWETAQAIDLAGRNVLEAVQTSVYPKVIDCPDVKKGQSTLDAVAGDGIQLRARARVTVRTNLKQLIGGATEETIIARVGQGIVSAIGSTNSYKVVLENPDMISRKVLDMGLEAQTAFAIVSIDIADIDVSENVGARLQADQAEADTRVAQAKAEQKRAEFAAREQEMVAKVQQNRAEVVLAEAEVPKAIADAFQSGQLALMDYYDLHNVQADTKMRMAIAGSGTGGSVGSNPA, encoded by the coding sequence ATGGAACTGTTCGCCGAATTATCATCTCAATGGACCATTATCATCGGCCTGGCGGTTTTCTTCGGCGCCATTTTGCTGATGGCCGTATTTGCACGCTACGCCAGTTTATGGATCCAGTGCAAAATGACGCGGGCCGGGATCGGCCTGTTTAGCTTGGTGAAGATGAGTCTGCAGAAGATCAACCCTACGGTGATCGTCCGCAGTAAGATCATGGCCGTCCAAGCACAGTTGCCCTACGTAATCAGTTCGCGGGCGCTGGAGGCGCATTACTTGGCACGCGGCAACGTGCCTCGTGTGATTCAAGCATTGATTGCAGCCCATCGTGCGAACATCGAACTCGACTGGGAAACCGCTCAGGCGATCGACCTAGCAGGCCGGAATGTGTTGGAAGCGGTGCAAACCAGCGTGTATCCCAAAGTCATCGACTGTCCCGACGTGAAAAAGGGGCAATCGACTTTGGACGCAGTCGCCGGCGACGGAATTCAATTGCGTGCACGCGCTCGCGTGACGGTGCGTACCAACTTAAAACAACTGATCGGGGGAGCCACCGAAGAAACAATCATCGCTCGTGTCGGGCAGGGGATTGTTTCGGCCATCGGTTCGACGAATAGTTATAAGGTGGTGCTGGAAAATCCGGACATGATTTCCCGCAAGGTGTTGGACATGGGACTGGAAGCGCAAACGGCGTTTGCAATTGTCTCGATTGATATTGCCGACATCGACGTTTCGGAAAATGTCGGTGCACGGTTGCAGGCTGATCAGGCGGAAGCCGATACACGGGTTGCTCAAGCCAAGGCAGAACAAAAACGGGCTGAATTCGCTGCTCGCGAACAAGAAATGGTTGCAAAAGTCCAACAAAACCGTGCGGAAGTCGTGTTGGCCGAAGCAGAAGTCCCCAAAGCCATTGCTGACGCGTTCCAGTCGGGGCAGTTGGCCTTGATGGACTATTATGATCTACATAACGTTCAAGCCGATACCAAAATGCGTATGGCGATTGCCGGGAGCGGAACCGGCGGTAGTGTCGGCAGCAATCCGGCGTGA
- a CDS encoding NfeD family protein, with product MWGLEDMSAWGPQHFAFLLAIIGMLLLFGEVLIPSAGAIFVTAIACLAASVFCAWQAWWTTNPGYFWGFVAGLAITLPMAGYWMLKLWERILFRADDAERQLTKTSPAGELKMLIGKQGRTVSPLMPAGIVVVDGERIHASSEGMIVERDEPIRVVDVRSNRLIVRVVDAEEIRDADLKTGLEDADSDEPLDFNVSEG from the coding sequence ATGTGGGGGCTTGAGGACATGTCGGCTTGGGGACCGCAACATTTCGCGTTCTTGCTCGCGATCATCGGAATGCTGCTGTTGTTCGGTGAAGTCTTGATTCCGTCGGCCGGGGCGATCTTTGTGACCGCCATCGCCTGTTTGGCAGCTTCAGTGTTTTGCGCCTGGCAGGCGTGGTGGACGACCAACCCGGGTTATTTTTGGGGGTTCGTCGCAGGACTGGCGATCACCCTCCCGATGGCGGGGTATTGGATGTTGAAGTTGTGGGAACGCATCTTATTTCGCGCCGATGATGCGGAACGACAATTGACTAAGACGTCACCCGCCGGAGAATTGAAGATGCTCATCGGAAAACAGGGCCGCACGGTTTCTCCGCTGATGCCCGCCGGCATTGTGGTGGTCGATGGCGAGCGCATTCATGCTTCCAGTGAAGGAATGATTGTTGAACGTGATGAACCAATCCGTGTTGTCGACGTAAGATCGAATCGGTTAATCGTCCGCGTGGTCGACGCCGAAGAAATCCGCGATGCCGATCTCAAGACGGGGCTTGAGGATGCGGACAGCGATGAGCCGCTTGACTTTAATGTGTCAGAGGGGTAA
- a CDS encoding BON domain-containing protein has protein sequence MRRYHFWLLALGLMAMTPAVTEAGWFSKKSDKPTADSKAVKSNQQVAEQIGKALRTQDLKGHDISVEYKGGVARLTGHAPSLRHKAAITKVVTGVSDVKRVDNQLRISAPRPAATARTAAQRPTGQRPTAPRSAARPANPSGIQLASAEEMPHHGRVTRVPTSVPRQAVQQVQHVQGMQPPAGAPIPSYGAMATPASHAVQDMPNLPTHAWPAYASHPNYSQVTYPKEYSAAAWPYIGPFYPYPQVPLGWRKAQLEWDDGYWKLNFSPRTEKWWWFLAPKNW, from the coding sequence ATGCGACGTTACCACTTTTGGTTGCTGGCGCTGGGACTCATGGCGATGACTCCCGCGGTCACGGAAGCCGGTTGGTTCAGCAAAAAGTCTGACAAGCCGACGGCCGACAGCAAAGCAGTCAAATCGAATCAACAAGTTGCCGAGCAAATCGGCAAGGCTTTGCGGACTCAGGACTTGAAAGGGCATGACATCTCCGTCGAGTACAAAGGCGGTGTGGCACGTTTGACCGGACACGCCCCGAGCCTGCGTCACAAAGCGGCCATCACCAAGGTGGTCACCGGCGTTTCGGATGTCAAACGGGTTGATAACCAACTGCGGATCTCAGCACCGCGTCCGGCCGCAACGGCCCGCACGGCTGCTCAGCGTCCGACTGGACAGCGTCCGACGGCACCGCGTAGTGCGGCCCGGCCTGCGAATCCGTCTGGTATCCAACTCGCCTCAGCTGAGGAAATGCCGCATCACGGCCGCGTAACCCGCGTCCCGACATCGGTTCCTCGCCAAGCTGTCCAACAAGTCCAACACGTTCAGGGAATGCAACCGCCGGCCGGAGCACCGATCCCGTCGTATGGTGCCATGGCCACGCCCGCGTCGCACGCGGTCCAGGACATGCCCAACCTACCGACACACGCCTGGCCTGCCTATGCCTCCCACCCCAACTACTCCCAAGTCACGTATCCCAAAGAGTACAGTGCCGCAGCATGGCCTTACATTGGGCCGTTCTACCCCTATCCCCAAGTACCGTTGGGATGGCGGAAAGCACAGCTGGAATGGGATGACGGTTACTGGAAGCTGAACTTCAGCCCCCGGACCGAAAAATGGTGGTGGTTCTTGGCTCCCAAGAACTGGTAA
- a CDS encoding tetratricopeptide repeat protein → MAQVASKRFHTLLNKSVLVLACATTACLALADAASAEGLESYRLATGYYQRAKWALSVDEFRTFLKDLPDHPKAEKAEVFLGMALVNLKEFKQAREVFRSFIAKHQDSRYLSHAMYRVGECSFLLDDYQSADGELEQFLQKFPNDPLATRATYNRAEAQLALAKPAEAIELYNTVAANKVDKALANQAKFGLAKAYGQLQKMDEAEAIYAELSRDLTGEAAAEARMLLADLYFDQNNHAKAATAYAAVVEEFPDSPLVADAQLKLGKSLFGTGDYRQAADVLSHLADNEKLSADASFWQGASLKSAGQYAKAAEVFAVNYAQLSDAPEAARTLYHWADTEQRLNQTDKSVAHYLELIRRWPEHALSDDALHAAALAALKGNKHSQAEELIARFTQEFPTSGLRYRQRLVQGRINLALAKTGDPKQTAERFAAAEQEFRTVMQESEIETTQLRARYFLAYTMYELGKYQQALEVIAPLTAQLNKNPTDTAYVDAYVLDALCHLKLKEYGPAGTSVSAYLKMLPEGEFVSQALGIRARAAAHLGDKATAVADHTQLKSRWPHSVDFARTTEELANIAYDNSDFPWAAELFELLSVMDKDSKYRPIGLSGLGWSQYQQKQYDLSADSFATFVTDYPEHSLAAESGFKHGASLRELGKIEEAAQVFKNVFQAYAPSDKAFVAGLAAARQLRASQRIDDADAMYAALTKKYPQRDDMDKLLNEWTVMLHAAKHYERSDAICRRIVAEHLDSPLANDARLQLAISDLIAGKLAEARPAFQQLESNPKLTDKIREEALFRLIAINVIEEHWKAAQELSERSLTDFPQGKHQWDARFRAAQAYYELRQFDKARTALDELRKARTEPALADGESTEGETVEKLDWFPSVWLLLAEIHLQEKRYDDVAATVAEFRAASPKSPYLYQADEVLGRSLNNQAKFDEAREAFRRVTESESGQKTETAAKSQFILANTYFHQKDYEQAIAELLKVDILYDFPEYQSASLLSVGMCEEKLNRWDKAAEAYEDLLKRFPESKHAESAKARLADARLKASR, encoded by the coding sequence ATGGCACAAGTCGCATCGAAACGATTCCACACCCTGTTAAACAAGTCGGTTTTAGTGCTCGCCTGCGCGACCACCGCTTGCTTGGCATTGGCTGATGCTGCATCTGCTGAGGGTCTGGAAAGCTACCGGCTTGCGACGGGTTATTATCAACGCGCCAAGTGGGCCCTCTCGGTCGACGAATTCCGTACGTTCCTCAAAGATCTGCCGGACCACCCCAAGGCCGAAAAGGCCGAGGTTTTTCTGGGGATGGCGCTGGTCAATCTCAAGGAATTCAAACAAGCCCGCGAAGTCTTTCGGTCTTTCATCGCCAAGCACCAAGATAGCCGCTACCTCAGCCACGCCATGTACCGTGTGGGCGAATGTAGCTTCTTACTGGATGATTATCAGTCCGCCGATGGCGAGCTCGAGCAGTTTCTGCAAAAGTTCCCCAACGATCCCCTGGCCACCCGCGCGACCTACAACCGCGCCGAAGCACAATTGGCGCTTGCCAAACCGGCCGAAGCTATCGAGCTCTACAATACGGTCGCCGCAAACAAAGTCGACAAAGCGTTGGCGAACCAAGCCAAATTCGGTTTGGCCAAGGCGTACGGCCAACTTCAAAAAATGGACGAAGCCGAAGCGATCTACGCGGAATTGTCGCGAGACCTAACCGGCGAAGCAGCTGCGGAAGCGCGAATGCTGTTGGCCGACCTCTATTTCGATCAGAACAATCACGCCAAAGCAGCGACGGCTTATGCAGCTGTGGTGGAGGAATTTCCCGACAGCCCGCTGGTTGCCGATGCTCAACTGAAACTCGGCAAATCGCTTTTCGGAACGGGCGACTATCGGCAGGCCGCTGATGTTTTAAGCCACTTGGCCGACAACGAGAAGCTCTCCGCTGATGCGAGTTTTTGGCAGGGTGCCAGTTTGAAATCGGCAGGCCAGTACGCAAAAGCGGCGGAAGTCTTTGCCGTGAACTATGCACAATTGAGTGACGCCCCCGAAGCCGCCCGCACGTTGTATCACTGGGCCGATACAGAGCAGCGACTCAATCAGACCGACAAGTCGGTGGCGCACTATTTGGAATTAATCCGACGTTGGCCCGAGCATGCGTTGTCCGACGATGCCTTGCATGCTGCGGCGCTGGCGGCACTCAAGGGCAACAAACATTCCCAAGCCGAAGAACTCATTGCACGATTCACACAAGAATTTCCCACCAGCGGATTGAGGTATCGCCAACGCTTGGTTCAGGGACGCATCAATCTGGCGCTGGCCAAGACGGGAGATCCCAAGCAGACCGCTGAGCGATTCGCCGCCGCGGAACAAGAATTCCGCACCGTGATGCAAGAAAGCGAAATTGAGACGACGCAATTGCGGGCGCGTTATTTTCTCGCGTATACGATGTATGAGTTGGGCAAATACCAGCAAGCTCTGGAGGTGATCGCTCCACTGACCGCACAGCTGAATAAAAACCCGACCGACACCGCATACGTCGATGCCTATGTGCTAGATGCCCTGTGTCATCTGAAATTGAAGGAATACGGACCGGCGGGCACGTCGGTTTCCGCTTATCTGAAAATGCTTCCAGAGGGCGAATTCGTCTCACAAGCCTTGGGGATCCGCGCACGGGCCGCCGCCCACTTGGGGGATAAAGCGACCGCTGTTGCCGACCATACGCAACTCAAGTCCCGCTGGCCCCACAGCGTAGATTTTGCACGGACGACCGAAGAGTTGGCCAACATTGCTTACGACAATAGCGACTTCCCATGGGCTGCAGAGCTGTTTGAGCTTCTGTCCGTGATGGACAAGGATTCGAAATACCGGCCCATCGGTCTTTCCGGCCTGGGATGGTCGCAGTACCAACAAAAACAGTACGACCTGTCGGCCGACTCATTCGCCACCTTTGTCACTGACTATCCCGAACACAGCCTCGCGGCAGAGTCAGGGTTCAAGCACGGCGCTAGCCTGCGTGAATTGGGCAAGATCGAAGAAGCCGCCCAAGTCTTCAAGAACGTTTTCCAGGCATATGCTCCTTCCGACAAGGCGTTCGTAGCTGGTTTGGCAGCAGCGCGGCAGTTGCGCGCCTCGCAGCGTATCGACGACGCCGATGCAATGTACGCCGCTCTGACTAAAAAATACCCCCAGCGCGACGACATGGACAAGCTGCTCAACGAATGGACTGTCATGCTCCATGCGGCGAAACACTATGAACGCAGCGATGCTATCTGTCGCCGTATTGTAGCGGAGCACCTTGACAGTCCGCTGGCCAACGATGCCCGGTTGCAATTGGCCATCAGCGATCTTATCGCCGGAAAGCTGGCCGAGGCGCGGCCGGCGTTTCAGCAACTCGAATCGAATCCAAAACTCACCGATAAAATTCGCGAAGAGGCGCTCTTTCGTTTGATTGCCATCAATGTCATTGAGGAACACTGGAAAGCGGCCCAGGAGTTGAGCGAACGGTCGCTGACCGATTTCCCCCAAGGCAAACATCAATGGGACGCGCGGTTTCGCGCTGCCCAGGCCTACTATGAGTTGCGGCAATTCGACAAGGCCCGCACTGCTCTGGATGAATTACGAAAAGCCCGCACCGAGCCGGCGTTGGCCGACGGTGAATCAACCGAAGGCGAGACCGTGGAAAAGCTGGATTGGTTTCCTTCGGTTTGGCTGCTCCTGGCCGAGATTCACCTACAAGAAAAACGTTACGACGATGTCGCGGCAACAGTTGCCGAATTTCGCGCCGCCTCTCCCAAGTCACCCTACCTGTATCAGGCCGACGAAGTGCTCGGGCGGAGCTTGAATAACCAAGCCAAATTTGATGAAGCCCGCGAGGCGTTTCGCCGGGTCACGGAAAGCGAATCGGGGCAAAAAACAGAAACGGCTGCCAAGAGTCAATTTATCTTGGCGAATACCTATTTTCATCAAAAGGACTACGAGCAGGCGATTGCCGAGTTGTTGAAGGTGGATATTCTCTATGATTTTCCTGAATACCAATCCGCCTCGCTGCTGAGCGTTGGCATGTGCGAAGAAAAGCTAAATCGCTGGGACAAGGCCGCCGAAGCGTATGAGGATTTGTTAAAACGATTTCCCGAGAGTAAACATGCCGAGAGTGCGAAAGCTCGACTCGCTGATGCCCGCTTGAAGGCATCCCGTTAA
- a CDS encoding MotA/TolQ/ExbB proton channel family protein: MSWKYIAPLRLPRGHFVAIIVGCWLLAVVPAVTFAQGTTEPAAETEPESAAEPAPVEDAANDANRANAAARPATLFEKLTAGNMTWFMLPIVIASIIATWFSIERLMVLRRRTVIPYAFVTRFLEHLEQDRLDPQLAVKLCEENGSPIAQVFAHGVRKWGKPSVEIEQAIIDGGERQVSNLRRHLRVLNGVATVAPLLGLLGTVVGMIMAFDQIAGGTAMGKAEQLAGGIGVALLTTAGGLTVAIPSLILYMYLSGRVDILVMEMDGLAQKVVGLISAESLAERRENDRSSRKNAKDKVRAESA; encoded by the coding sequence ATGTCTTGGAAATACATTGCACCTCTTCGTCTGCCCAGAGGTCATTTTGTCGCCATTATCGTCGGTTGCTGGCTATTGGCGGTCGTCCCCGCGGTGACTTTCGCTCAAGGGACCACCGAGCCTGCCGCCGAAACTGAACCGGAATCGGCCGCAGAACCGGCGCCAGTTGAGGATGCAGCCAACGATGCGAATCGTGCCAATGCGGCAGCGCGTCCCGCGACGTTGTTTGAAAAACTAACCGCCGGGAACATGACCTGGTTCATGCTACCGATTGTGATTGCCTCGATCATTGCAACCTGGTTTTCGATCGAACGCTTGATGGTATTGCGTCGTCGCACCGTGATTCCCTATGCCTTTGTGACACGATTTTTAGAACACCTTGAACAAGATCGACTCGACCCGCAATTGGCGGTCAAATTGTGCGAAGAAAACGGCAGCCCGATAGCACAGGTATTCGCCCACGGCGTCCGCAAGTGGGGCAAACCGAGCGTAGAGATCGAACAGGCCATTATCGATGGCGGTGAGCGGCAGGTCTCTAATTTGCGACGGCATTTGCGGGTCCTCAACGGTGTCGCCACGGTGGCACCTTTATTGGGTCTGTTGGGAACAGTCGTGGGGATGATCATGGCCTTTGATCAAATCGCCGGCGGCACGGCAATGGGCAAGGCCGAACAACTCGCCGGTGGCATTGGCGTGGCGTTGCTGACGACAGCCGGCGGACTGACCGTCGCGATTCCGTCGTTGATTCTCTACATGTACCTCTCCGGCCGCGTCGACATTCTGGTAATGGAAATGGACGGCCTCGCACAAAAGGTGGTCGGATTGATCTCCGCGGAATCTCTCGCCGAACGCCGCGAAAATGATCGATCATCACGAAAAAACGCCAAAGACAAAGTCAGGGCCGAATCCGCGTAA
- a CDS encoding ExbD/TolR family protein: MPLKVREHEEPTLNLTPMIDVVFLLIIFFMVGARFTELEREFDINLPTVSEARPLTNPPDRIEVNVFRNGRIKVAGQFLTIDELNVRLQQAQQRYADQAVMIRADGNNAYQQVIDVLSICEQAQIKHFTLAARVEGEDPQ; the protein is encoded by the coding sequence ATGCCACTGAAAGTTCGAGAACACGAAGAACCGACGTTGAACCTGACGCCGATGATCGACGTCGTGTTTCTGTTGATCATCTTCTTTATGGTGGGCGCTCGGTTTACGGAGTTGGAACGGGAATTCGATATCAACCTGCCCACCGTCAGCGAAGCGCGGCCGTTGACCAATCCGCCCGACCGGATCGAAGTCAATGTGTTTCGCAACGGCCGCATCAAAGTGGCTGGTCAGTTTCTAACGATCGACGAACTCAACGTACGGCTGCAACAAGCCCAACAGCGTTACGCCGATCAAGCGGTGATGATTCGCGCGGATGGCAACAACGCCTATCAACAGGTGATCGACGTTCTGAGCATCTGCGAACAGGCCCAAATCAAACATTTCACATTGGCCGCTCGTGTCGAAGGTGAGGATCCGCAATGA
- a CDS encoding carboxypeptidase M32, whose amino-acid sequence MTSYDSLLTELRSIALLESCGHVLGWDEQTYMPPGGAEHRANQLSLLAGMVHERATSPQLGDLLASAEQNEKSDDPDLPSAANLREARRKYDRSTKLPRRLVEELSRVCTLSQQAWVQARKDSKFADFLPWLEQVVALRREEADVVGYGDGVPYDALLDEYEPGMTAAEVTTLFAGLRDELVPLIAEIVDSGRQPDISILQRSYPVAEQRDFGTAAATAIGFDFHKGRLDEAAHPFCSGFGPGDTRLTTRYDEHHFPGAFFGTLHEAGHGIYEQGLNPAEFGTPMGTYASLGIHESQSRLWENFVGRSRAFWNHYYSSAKQTFSTALADVAEDTFLWCVNDVRPTFIRVEADEATYNLHILLRFELEQPLVSGDLKPADVPAAWNEKFTQYFGITPPTDAMGCLQDIHWSGGGIGYFPTYSLGNMYAAQFFEAARRDLGDLDEQFAAGDFAPLKTWLNQNIHQRGQQYRANRLVEVVTGERLAYQPLVNHLREKFSALYGL is encoded by the coding sequence ATGACCTCCTACGATTCACTACTCACAGAACTCCGCTCAATCGCCTTATTAGAATCTTGTGGCCACGTCCTCGGTTGGGACGAACAGACTTACATGCCTCCCGGCGGGGCGGAACATCGCGCCAATCAACTCTCACTGCTCGCCGGAATGGTGCACGAACGAGCCACGTCGCCGCAATTGGGCGACCTGCTCGCCTCAGCCGAACAAAACGAGAAATCGGACGATCCCGATTTGCCCTCGGCAGCCAATCTCCGTGAAGCACGGCGGAAGTACGATCGTTCGACGAAACTGCCGCGCAGATTGGTCGAGGAACTCTCACGTGTCTGTACCTTGTCGCAACAAGCCTGGGTGCAGGCTCGCAAGGATTCCAAATTTGCCGACTTCCTTCCCTGGTTGGAACAGGTCGTCGCACTTCGCCGCGAGGAAGCTGACGTGGTGGGCTACGGCGATGGTGTTCCCTACGACGCATTGTTGGATGAATACGAACCGGGCATGACCGCAGCTGAGGTGACCACGCTGTTCGCCGGGCTGCGCGACGAACTGGTGCCGTTGATCGCCGAAATCGTCGATAGCGGGCGGCAACCGGACATTTCTATTTTGCAACGCAGTTACCCGGTCGCTGAGCAACGAGACTTCGGCACAGCCGCCGCGACGGCAATTGGTTTTGACTTTCACAAAGGCCGATTGGACGAAGCAGCCCATCCCTTTTGCAGCGGCTTTGGCCCAGGCGATACACGGTTAACCACGCGTTATGATGAACATCACTTCCCCGGCGCATTTTTCGGCACACTGCACGAAGCGGGGCATGGGATCTATGAGCAGGGACTTAATCCCGCCGAATTCGGCACGCCGATGGGGACCTACGCCTCGCTAGGCATCCATGAATCGCAATCGCGGTTGTGGGAAAACTTCGTCGGCCGCAGTCGCGCGTTTTGGAATCACTATTATTCCTCCGCAAAGCAAACCTTTTCCACCGCCCTGGCCGATGTCGCTGAAGACACGTTTCTATGGTGCGTGAACGATGTGCGGCCGACATTCATTCGTGTCGAAGCCGACGAAGCCACCTATAACCTGCACATCTTGTTGCGGTTTGAATTGGAACAGCCACTCGTTTCGGGCGATCTCAAACCGGCGGACGTTCCGGCCGCTTGGAATGAAAAGTTCACACAATACTTCGGCATTACGCCCCCCACCGATGCCATGGGCTGCCTGCAAGACATCCATTGGAGTGGCGGCGGTATTGGGTATTTCCCCACGTATTCATTGGGGAACATGTACGCCGCTCAATTCTTCGAAGCGGCCCGCCGCGATCTGGGTGATCTGGACGAACAATTCGCCGCCGGGGATTTCGCACCACTAAAAACGTGGCTAAACCAAAACATCCACCAACGCGGCCAACAGTACCGGGCCAACCGACTGGTGGAAGTCGTCACGGGGGAACGGTTAGCGTATCAACCATTGGTGAATCATCTCCGCGAGAAATTCTCTGCGTTGTACGGCCTTTAG